From one Lolium rigidum isolate FL_2022 chromosome 4, APGP_CSIRO_Lrig_0.1, whole genome shotgun sequence genomic stretch:
- the LOC124647434 gene encoding GDSL esterase/lipase At5g03610-like: MKVSAFLPAVCGLGFLLLLLNAAGVESRQVQGGYHWYTMFMFGDSFVDTGNLPKTARRSALSRQWHYPYGTFNGGRGGNPLGRFSNYLVQSDIIAQMLGRLEAPPAYKRTMKHYCDQSGMTFAVGGSGVYQVPDNLPTLAKQIYNFKRLINDGSITKWHLADSVALVAVSGNDYAHASNSSDVSSMIGLIRNVTDGIAVNVKRLQKLGVKKVLVNNLHPVGCTPWLSRANNYTVCDARANMAASFHNTYLTESLNKTKNVHILDLNTAFTKIVNHGPPEGSSKLSKRFEHKLTPCCESFDPEGYCGQLGNNSKKLYSVCTNPEQYFYWDSVHPTQAGWEAVMKQLHKAMLHFLTQNRHH, from the exons ATGAAGGTTTCGGCGTTCCTCCCCGCCGTCTGCGGCCTCGGTTTTCTCCTCCTCCTACTCAACG CCGCAGGTGTGGAGTCTCGACAAGTTCAGGGAGGCTATCACTGGTACACCATGTTCATGTTCGGCGATTCCTTCGTGGACACCGGGAACCTCCCGAAGACGGCGCGCAGGAGCGCCTTGTCGCGTCAATGGCACTACCCCTACGGCACTTTCAACGGAGGTCGAGGCGGCAATCCGCTCGGCCGCTTCTCCAATTACTTGGTTCAGTCCGATATCATTG CGCAAATGCTGGGCCGCCTCGAAGCCCCGCCGGCGTACAAGCGGACGATGAAGCACTACTGCGACCAGTCCGGCATGACCTTCGCCGTCGGCGGCTCGGGCGTGTACCAGGTCCCCGACAACTTGCCgacccttgccaagcagatctacAACTTCAAGAGGCTGATCAACGACGGGTCCATCACGAAATGGCACCTCGCTGACTCCGTGGCGCTCGTCGCCGTCTCCGGCAACGACTATGCGCACGCCTCCAACTCCAGCGACGTCAGCAGC ATGATCGGTTTGATCAGGAACGTGACGGACGGTATCGCGGTGAACGTGAAGCGGCTGCAGAAGCTCGGGGTGAAGAAGGTCCTGGTGAACAACCTGCATCCCGTCGGCTGCACGCCGTGGCTGTCGAGGGCCAACAACTACACCGTCTGCGACGCCCGTGCCAACATGGCCGCgtccttccacaacacctacctgacAGAAAGCCTCAACAAGACCAAGAACGTCCATATACTCGACCTCAACACCGCCTTCACCAAAATCGTAAATCATGGCCCCC CTGAAGGCTCATCGAAGCTGTCGAAGCGATTCGAGCACAAGCTGACGCCGTGCTGCGAGAGTTTTGATCCGGAGGGATACTGCGGGCAGCTGGGCAACAACTCGAAGAAGCTTTACTCCGTCTGCACCAACCCCGAGCAGTACTTCTACTGGGACAGTGTGCACCCGACGCAGGCTGGCTGGGAGGCGGTCATGAAGCAGCTGCACAAGGCTATGCTGCACTTCCTAACCCAGAATCGACATCACTAG